A portion of the Malassezia japonica chromosome 3, complete sequence genome contains these proteins:
- a CDS encoding chitinase (COG:G; EggNog:ENOG503NW3A; CAZy:GH18), with protein sequence MPFHLPNPFKSHRGSSSVDGHVSVGYFPNWSIYQRGYKPNNVPVADLTHILYAFANINAEDGTVFLSDTWADQEIKHEGERDLGEGNLYGNFHRFLEAKKQHRHLKLLLSIGGWSYSGNFKGLGDGHKRRRFVDSAVKLLADNGLDGLDIDWEYPESRDEARVYVDLLRELRQALNEYGSRATPQEPHYLLTIAAPCAPQKMETLDVRGMDQSLDFWNLMAYDFSGSWDSKANAQANMFGSDLSADRAVQFFRKAGVHPSKLVLGVPLYGRGFNQTQGPGQPYGSVAPGSLEAGVYSYKELPLQGAQESFDARAGAGWSFDPSQGQLISYDTPASADAKAEYIQKHGLLGVMFWELSGDVPTHSDRSLVRRFRERLSPLDTSANHIHYPESAFENVRQG encoded by the exons ATGCCCTTCCACCTCCCCAACCCGTTCAAGTCCCACCGTGGCTCGTCGAGTGTCGATGGCCATGTATCGGTCGGCTACTTCCCCAACTGGTCGATTTACCAGCGTGGGTACAAGCCGAACAACGTCCCGGTTGCGGACCTGACACATATTCTGTACGCTTTTGCGAACATCAATGCCGAGGATGGCACCGTGTTCCTCTCGGATACGTGGGCAGACCAGGAGATTAAGCACgaaggcgagcgcgacctcggcgaaGGCAACCTCTACGGCAACTTTCACCGTTTCCTCGAGGCCAAGAAGCAGCATCGCCATCTGAAGCTCCTGCTCTCGATCGGCGGCTGGTCGTACTCGGGCAACTTTAAAGGCCTTGGTGACGGACACAAGCGCCGTCGTTTCGTCGATTCGGCCGTCAAGCTGCTGGCCGACAacggcctcgacggcctcgACATCGACTGGGAGTACCCTGAatcgcgcgacgaggcgcgtgtctatgtcgacctgctgcgtgagctgcgccaggcgctcaaCGAATACGGTTCGCGTGCTACGCCGCAGGAGCCACACTACCTTCTTACGAttgccgcgccgtgcgcgccgcaaaaGATGGAGACGCTCGATGTGCGTGGTATGGACCAGTCGCTCGACTTTTGGAACCTGATGGCCTACGACTTTTCGGGCTCGTGGGACAGCAAGGCAAATGCCCAGGCGAACATGTTTGGCTCGGATCTCTCGGCGGACCGTGCCGTGCAGTTCTTCCGCAAGGCTGGCGTGCACCCCAGCAAGCTTGTGCTTGGTGTGCCGCTGTACGGCCGCGGCTTTAACCAGACCCAGGGCCCCGGCCAGCCGTACGGCAGCGTGGCCCccggctcgctcgaggcgggtGTGTACAGCTACAAAGAGCTGCCGCTGCAAGGCGCGCAGGAGAGCTTTGATGCCCGTGCGGGTGCGGGCTGGTCGTTTGACCCCAGCCAGGGCCAGCTCATTTCGTACGACACGCCTGCGTCGGCAgacgccaaggccgagtaCATCCAGAAGCATGGCCTTCTCGGCGTGATGTTCTGGGAGCTGAGCGGCGATGTACCGACGCACAGCGACCgctcgctcgtgcgccgttTCCGCGAACGC CTCTCTCCGTTGGACACGAGTGCGAACCACATCCACTACCCCGAGAGTGCGTTTGAAAACGTGCGTCAGGGCTAA
- a CDS encoding uncharacterized protein (EggNog:ENOG503NYPB; COG:S) — MQLTTPAYRLQQDAASVTVRVSCAETKAVSARAVAEGTTFGCFMDPVYLPLTFPAPVRRLDVVVSLDAANTVDGCSFDAAAMELVVRLEKEVHGTTFEGLERLQPQILSKTEMQALERDAQRLEKEEDSARSAPAPVPAPTPAPAPTVQFPVGLLCEPLASPAYTALVAAGRIPYMDILDPTPLSNAERECQAEKMEGEKWDEGMYLDSTVDLDGEIAGLLKQRLSFAERSEDIAETRTPAPARAAAFLAQLLFAYLYEDRTSFQDPTPESAWTVCKLTRSIVCWTDPLDLSPGLDATLRASYRRALTYPLYRSTAVCARVCEDAAELLSSAPRTRILHVLHAIDALFALAPTGTGLAEQATTVLRLVWELWIVPLQAWVSHAATDAQLEAVRAAFARHARPTPSFLVEIGTPGDWDLAALDAAAEEARLHGEGEFSDEGQSVQRPRPGTLTAVLEYHRNIARATAVVRNAGADAVVARVLEVPTGVVLSLAAGTAAIDVDLDWPLVAGEYAGEVHGDTQVVTLGAHTSAPYSGMLRPPWAVLATEHIPVLGLGCAACHAALTTFGGAATLRALPSENWEELVDAWMCHGDQRLNASVVQGRADVEPSRTPAADEIWVGTLLLKVASTQLVGVACANTKAQGPWELLQPSIVPIPNERPQDALFAQILAHYFVEQAERHAVHHFLIQELGTGASRLFLWAFQPLVEMHVQRRMVVCKILYHTTHTTPEVPYIPLALAPAHCDQLQALLDESNALLSHNGK, encoded by the exons ATGCAGCTCACGACGCCGGCGTACCGGCTGCAgcaggacgcggcgagcgtgacggtgcgcgtgtcgtgcgCCGAGACCAAG GCGGTATCCGCGCGGGCTGTGGCCGAAGGAACGACGTTTGGGTGCTTTATGGACCCTGTATACCTGCC TCTCACGTTCCCGGCGCCTGTCCGACGCCTCGATGTGGTGGTTTCGCTGGATGCGGCGAATACTGTGGACGGATGCAGCTTTGATGCGGCGGCCATGGAGCTCGTGGTGCGCCTGGAAAAAGAGGTACACGGCACGACATTCGAGgggctcgagcgtctccAACCCCAGATTCTATCGAAAACCGAGATGCAGGcactcgagcgcgatgcgcagcgtctcgaaAAGGAAGAGGACAGTGCTCGTTCTGCGCCCGCACCCGTacccgcgccgacgcctgcgcctgcgcccacAGTCCAGTTTCCTGTCGGCCTGCTCTGCGAGCCGCTCGCTTCGCCGGCCTATACCGCGCTGGTCGCGGCCGGGCGCATACCTTATATGGATATCCTCGACCCCACGCCGCTTTCTAACGCTGAGCGCGAGTGCCAGGCAGAAAAGATGGAGGGCGAAAAGTGGGACGAGGGCATGTACCT CGATTCCACGGTCGATCTGGACGGCGAAATCGCGGGCCTCTTGAAGCAGCGTCTTTCgtttgccgagcgcagcgaaGACATTGCAGAgacacgcacgccggcgcctgcacgcgccgcggcctttctcgcgcagctcctcttTGCCTACCTGTACGAAGACCGCACGTCTTTCCAGGACCCTACGCCCGAGTCTGCGTGGACCGTGTGCAAGCTCACGCGCTCGATCGTGTGTTGGACGGATCCGTTGGACCTGTCTcccggcctcgacgcgacACTGCGTGCATCCTATCGCCGCGCACTGACCTATCCGCTGTACCGCAGCACGGCGGTCTGCGCGCGTGTCTGTGaggacgccgccgagctaCTTTCCTCGGCGCCCCGCACACGCATCCTGCATGTGCTGCACGCGATCGACGCACTCTTTGCCCTCGCACCGACCGGCACGGGCCTCGCAGAGCAGGCGACGACCGTGCTGCGGCTCGTATGGGAGCTATGGATTGTGCCGCTCCAGGCGTGGGTCTCCCATgccgcgaccgacgcgcagctcgaggcggtaCGTGCCGCATTTGCACGGCATGCACGCCCCACGCCGTCGTTCCTCGTAGAAATCGGCACCCCGGGCGACTgggacctcgccgcgctggacgccgccgcggagGAAGCGCGCCTCCACGGCGAAGGCGAATTT TCGGACGAAGGACAGAGCGTGCAGCGCCCCCGCCCGGGCACGCTCACGGCCGTGCTTGAGTACCACCGGAACATAGCGCGTGCGACggcggtcgtgcgcaacgCCGGTGCAGACGCGGTCGTGGCGCGAGTCCTCGAGGTGCCCACCGGCGTCGTCCTGTCGCTTGCAgccggcacggccgcgatAGACGTCGATTTGGACTGGCCGCTGGTCGCGGGCGAGTACGCAGGCGAGGTGCATGGCGATACGCAGGTCGTCACGCTCGGTGCACACACGTCTGCGCCGTACAGCGGCATGCTGCGCCCTCCGTGGGCCGTGCTCGCGACCGAGCATATTCCGGTGCTGGGCCTggggtgcgccgcgtgccatGCTGCGCTCACGACGTTTgggggcgcggcgacgtTGCGTGCGCTCCCATCAGAAAACTGGGAGGAGCTCGTGGACGCGTGGATGTGCCATGGCGACCAGCGCCTCAATGCCAGTGTCGTGCAagggcgcgccgacgttgagccgagccgcacgcccgccgcggACGAAATCTGGGTGGGAACACTCCTGCTCAAGGTGGCTAGCACGCAGCTCGTAGGCGTAGCGTGCGCCAACACAAAAGCCCAAGGGCCTTGGGAG CTCCTGCAGCCAAGCATCGTCCCGATTCCCAACGAAAGACCGCAAgacgcgctctttgcgcagaTCCTCGCGCACTACTttgtcgagcaggccgagcgccatgcCGTGCACCACTTTCTCATCCAGGAGCTGGGCACaggtgcgtcgcgcctcTTTCTCTGGGCGTTCCAGCCGCTGGTCGAGATGCACGTCCAGCGGCGCATGGTGGTGTGCAAAATTCTGTACCATACGACCCACACCACGCCCGAGGTGCCCTATAtcccgctcgcgctcgcgcctgcgcactGCGACCAACTCCAGGCCTTGCTGGACGAGAGCAACGCTCT GCTCTCGCACAATGGCAAGTAG
- a CDS encoding uncharacterized protein (COG:B; COG:K; EggNog:ENOG503NV0U), with amino-acid sequence MDEEALRAMLPMGFGKQAPRKGKASIEIAPEPQEEYDSAEESDGPGAFPQVPSTRPAPQAAPVPELEPEAEPTPAPAPVHELSDEEQEATRKRARHDPAELGVGRTLEYAGLPLEHNVSLKDHTKTISALAVDPSGTRVATGSHDYEVKLWDFGGMTQSFRPFRTWEPAENYPVVQLDFSPISRNLLCVNATTQPRVYDYQGDELAVYRKGDVFMRDMKHTTGHVTEATCGAWHPTDTNTFMTGGSDSTIRVWDIDFLASQKIVIVVRSKERGTKTKVTAATYTPDARAIVAACQDGALHMWSTSGSYARPSATVERAHANHAGASGLAVASDSVTVASRGMDDTVKLWDLRSLKRPVAVQENVPCSSEHCEVVFSPNNEHVVTGTAAIPRQAKATATPDDPADLLSEWGQLAVFSGKDLAQELVHPVDRSSVTRLCWQPRINQVLAATRAGAVHVYYDDEASQLGAKLGVKRRDKVRANPFGIEQLANGHAPDVPIFMPDDEDAVFETDEQRIHKLRRDPVKTKLPQMPVRGQGRGGRIGTSETTHLIKDMYLDQAQLRMQDPREALLKYADKAEKDPRWTSIYAKTQPKTIYSKETGDEE; translated from the coding sequence atggacgaggaggcgtTGCGTGCGATGCTGCCGATGGGCTTCGGCAAGCAGGCGCCACGCAAAGGCAAGGCGTCCATCGAAATTGCGCCGGAACCTCAAGAGGAATACGATAGTGCAGAAGAAAGCGACGGGCCTGGCGCGTTTCCGCAGgtgccgtcgacgcgccccgcaccccaagctgcgcctgtgccgGAGCTGGAGCCTGAGGCGGAGCCTacgcccgcgcccgcaCCTGTGCACGAGCtgtcggacgaggagcaaGAGGCGACACGcaagcgtgcgcgccacgaCCCTGcagagctcggcgtgggACGTACGCTCGAGTACGCCGGCCTTCCGTTGGAGCACAATGTCTCCCTAAAGGATCATACCAAGACCATCTCTGCGTTGGCCGTCGATCCCTCTGGCACGCGTGTCGCCACCGGCTCGCACGACTACGAGGTCAAGCTCTGGGACTTTGGCGGTATGACGCAGTCCTTCCGCCCATTCCGCACCTGGGAGCCTGCGGAGAATTATCCGGTGGTCCAGCTCGATTTTTCGCCAATCTCGCGCAACCTGCTCTGTGTGAATGCGACGACACAGCCCCGTGTATACGACTACCaaggcgacgagctcgccgtgTACCGCAAAGGCGACGTCTTTATGCGCGACATGAAACACACCACCGGGCACGTCACTGAGGCGACGTGTGGCGCGTGGCACCCTACCGATACCAATACCTTTATGACCGGCGGATCTGACAGCACGATCCGTGTCTGGGACATTGACTTTTTGGCGAGTCAAAAGATTGTGATTGTGGTGCGGTCCAAAGAGCGCGGTACCAAGACCAAAGTGACGGCCGCCACTTACACGCCCGATGCGCGTGCGATTGTGGCTGCGTGCCAGgacggtgcgctgcacatGTGGTCGACGAGTGGGAGCTATGCGCGCCCGTCTGCAacggtcgagcgtgcgcatgcGAACCACGCTGGCGCGTCGGGTCTCGCGGTGGCGTCGGACAGTGTCACGGTCGCATCGCGTGGCATGGATGATACTGTGAAGTTGTGGGACCTGCGCAGCCTCAAGCGCCCAGTCGCGGTGCAGGAGAATGtgccgtgcagcagcgagcACTGCGAGGTGGTCTTTTCGCCGAACAATGAGCACGTCGTCAccggcaccgccgcgatTCCCCGGCAGGCCAAGGCGACCGCAACGCCGGACGACCCGGCCGACCTGCTGAGCGAGTGGGGCCAGCTGGCGGTGTTCTCGGGCAAGGATCTCGCCCAGGAGCTCGTGCATCCCGTGGAccgctcgagcgtgacGCGCCTCTGCTGGCAGCCGCGCATCAACCAAGTCCTtgccgcgacgcgtgctGGCGCCGTGCATGTATACTATGACGATGAGGCGTcgcagctcggcgccaAGCTCGGTGTGAAGCGTCGCGACAAGGTCCGTGCGAATCCGTTCGgcatcgagcagctggCCAACGGCCACGCGCCCGATGTGCCCATCTTTAtgcccgacgacgaggacgcggtATTCGAGACGGACGAGCAGCGTATCCacaagctgcgccgcgaccccGTCAAGACCAAGCTGCCGCAGATGCCGGTGCGTGGCCAGGGCCGTGGCGGACGTATCGGTACCTCGGAGACGACGCATCTCATCAAGGACATGTACCTCGACCAGGCACAGCTGCGTATGCAGGACccccgcgaggcgctgctcaagtATGCCGACAAGGCCGAAAAAGACCCGCGCTGGACCTCGATCTACGCCAAGACGCAGCCCAAGACCATCTATTCCAAAGAGacgggcgacgaggagtaG
- a CDS encoding uncharacterized protein (BUSCO:EOG092624SJ; COG:S; EggNog:ENOG503NUHS; TransMembrane:10 (i12-30o36-54i66-86o98-121i177-195o295-315i327-345o383-406i418-438o458-479i)) translates to MYVPLEALRRRDVVNTAATVMMLPALGSMLNLVKVTLSSILQVVLMCAAGYYLARRGVLDKKTQTKLNKLNVSLLTPALLFSKVAFSLTPERLTELAVVPFGFVLVASVSALSAYIMSWVLRLPKGQRYFVVACAITPNSNTLPVALIQSLVGSVPELHWVRDGSDTDTPDDMMGRALTYLVLFSTLGTVLRWSVGANLLAKVTTEVAPPSDRPLTGYADDVTDFLIDQRHRTQFAERAQSQDSRAEAYHDDPNADESTDRHVRFAPARESRLRAVQRFIGSAIRTVLDFMTVPLWAALASFVVALIPPLQRFVVSLSSLVGVLKQAGSCSIPLTILVLGAYFAGDNASPPPPPTTTTTEQVTEEPEEIQSRNPTPDYSWRTITAATTARMILTPLLLLPMLTYVCLVSRSKVVDDPVFIACACLVIGSPPALTLAQITSQRGDPNSNVEYLISGTIFVSYIILTAPTTVALVMTALVIDDSLLHVSFPP, encoded by the exons ATGTACGTCCCTCTGgaagcgctgcgccgccgcgatgTGGTGAACACGGCCGCGACGGTGATGATGCTGCCGGCACTGGGGTCGATGCTGAACCTTGTGAAGGTGACGCTCTCGTCGATCCTGCAGGTTGTGCTCatgtgcgccgccggctaCTACCTGGCCCGCCGGGGCGTGCTTGATAAGAAGACCCAGACG AAATTGAACAAGCTCAACGTGTCGCTTCTTACGCCTGCCCTGCTCTTTTCCAAGGTCGCCTTTTCGCTCACGCCCGAGCGGCTGACggagctcgccgtcgtgcCGTTCGGCTTCGTGCTTGTGGCGAGTGTCTCGGCGCTGTCGGCCTACATTATGTCGTgggtgctgcgcctgcccAAGGGCCAGCGCTACTTTGTCGTTGCCT GTGCCATCACGCCGAACTCCAACACGCTGCCCGTCGCGCTGATCCAGTCGCTCGTCGGCTCCGTCCCGGAGCTGCACTGGGTGCGTGACGGATCGGACACGGACACGCCGGACGACATGATGGGCCGTGCACTTACCTACCTCGTCCTCTTCTCTacgctcggcacggtcctgcgctggagcgtcggcgcgaaCCTCTTGGCCAAGGTCACGACAGaagtcgcgccgccgagcgaccgCCCGCTGACTGGCtacgccgacgacgtgaCCGACTTTTTGATCGACCAGCGCCACCGCACACAgtttgccgagcgcgcacAGAGCCAGgactcgcgcgccgaggcgtatCATGACGATCCGAACGCCGACGAAAGTACGGACCGCCATGTGCGCtttgcgccggcgcgcgagtcgcGTCTGCGTGCCGTCCAGCGCTTCATTGGCTCGGCGATCCGCACGGTGCTCGACTTTATGACGGTGCCGCTGTGGGCTGCGCTTGCAAGCTTTGTCGTTGCGCTGATTccgccgctgcagcgcttTGTCGTTTCGCTCTCGTCCTTGGTCGGGGTGCTGAAGCAAGCAGGCAGCTGCAGTATTCCTCTGACGATCCttgtgctcggcgcctACTTTGCGGGCGACAATGCGagtccgccgccgccgccgacgacgacgacgacggaGCAGGTGACCGAGGAGCCGGAAGAGATCCAGTCGCGCAACCCTACGCCGGACTACTCGTGGCGCACGATCACCGCGGCTACGACTGCCCGCATGATCCTCACGCCGCTCCTGCTGCTCCCGATGCTCACGTATGTCTGCCTCGTGTCGCGCTCCAAGGTGGTCGACGACCCCGTGTTtatcgcctgcgcctgtcTCGTGATTGgatcgccgccggcgctgaCCCTGGCGCAGATCACGTCCCAGCGTGGCGATCCCAACAGCAACGTCGAGTACCTGATCAGCGGCACGATCTTTGTGTCCTATATCATTCTGACCGCCCCAACGACCGTCGCACTCGTGATGACGGCACTGGTCATCGACGA TTCATTGTTGCACGTCTCTTTCCCTCCATGA
- a CDS encoding uncharacterized protein (EggNog:ENOG503P7NM; COG:U): MRVAPGEFLARLTALFDGAQEKHSVYVTTKKSDSSALLFRATDGQSAEKKKYSTVVPPTEIVAFQEEYLTLMRTHLANMLKKRDKAKERRVDKLLVASRKRIEENDGKVRIAGSKRGAGRRKRMRALHRAQRLRTQRRAAGHASS; the protein is encoded by the exons ATGCGTGTTGCGCCGGGCGAG TTTCTCGCGCGCCTCACGGCGTTGTTTGACGGGGCACAAGAAAAGCACTCGGTGTATGTGACTACGAAAAAGA gcgacagcagcgcgctgctgttccgcgcgaccgacggcCAGAGCGCCGAAAAAAAGAAATACAGCACGGTGGTGCCTCCTACAGAGATCGTCGCGTTCCAGGAAGAATACCTCACACTTatgcgcacgcacctcgccaaTATGCTCAAGAAGCGCGACAAGGCAAaggagcgccgtgtcgataagctgctcgtcgcctcgcgcaagcgcatcgaggagAACGACGGAAAAGTCCGCATTGCCGGCTCCA AAcgtggcgcaggacgccgGAAACGcatgcgcgcgctgcaccgtgCCCAGCGCCTCCGCActcagcggcgcgccgccggtcaCGCGTCTTCGTAG
- a CDS encoding uncharacterized protein (EggNog:ENOG503NUHJ; COG:S; BUSCO:EOG0926146A; TransMembrane:4 (o381-399i459-488o500-524i613-632o)), translated as MLGRHADFDDEWEEMPIEHVDTELEESESEEGAYRPLSPTKRAAKGARALAARRTHRQTSHAYGGTTNHAGQHLDVHDVRGYDWRTRPEDESIEKPGDAEGYTQLRLDEDEEEEELHAATEYLFQEDMNRIGDAGEDPSAAPISQLAMTKRLLTETQKIAYVGLCCITAHDLVREVQRLEPNEPKPASKSTSEWLLRVMVRLYQHLDIDVTEQAMIDSLAHHGILASDLARSLITTHTIPNPGYVPGSEEETSGAPEPESAPAKGAADTPSETKPSEEPAVPEQPADAKEPAQAASEPAQAASGDAAAPSPTEKPVLTDPNSAAQIAEREGLADAHSAAPTVPSGALHPPEKPAGPPVSQNTLEGVTTEISSSSKTITLDIRWTVLCDLFLVLTADSVYDARSRVLLERVADALNLTWMDLTKFEKRITDALEIEEDVQTLDDRRVAALREASSQRKRLVMMGLATVGGGLVIGLSAGLLAPVIGAGIGAALGGVGISGASAFLGGVGGAAAITTTGTLGGAALGGRGMSRRTRSVKTFEFRPMHNHKRVNCIVTVPGFLRGPEDDPTLPFGVIDPVMGDAFSIMWEPEMMREMGNAMSILWNETLVQGVQQVLAATVAGAMFSALAWPLWLTKLNYIIDNPWSNATERARAAGLILADVLMNRQLGVRPVTLVGYSLGARMIFYALRELAQKKAYGIVQNVYLMGAPVSAREAEWKQVRATVSGRFVNAFSRSDWLLAYLHRATSGGLHSIAGLHPIEFDCGIENVDVTHVVPGHLAYRALTPLVLGELGFKTTADYFDEPESLDQVPERDVVFDLEAEAPPPPPPKSKMSGLKSMFFRKNPREDKTAAALSAAVKTTAAEASTTEYDEDEEEPENGRRKSWSGAPQPAVADARSVQSRPTSPVKREAPRATEPLKAEANKAAPAKAADQVPAKNAEAVPAVSEPAKAVNAVDASKGPAQAAEKVTASTEPAKATPTISEPPTPEHSAAEPLPTSADVKEDAKAEPVPVEPASVEPASAEHTEPVPATPAAPQPVALAPAEPAVAPAPEPTEPADATLAAPSKPKNALSPVVAAANHYGLSSDEAKRLASQFSGMSFASEPTADDAWDPPSLAIPPSLPQPAHQRSRTDRTDTLPGAEDDADLPSWAAENPWG; from the exons ATGCTTGGGCGCCATGCAGACTTTGACGATGAGTGGGAGGAGATGCCCATTGAGCATGTCGACACCGAACTAGAGGAAAGTGAAAGCGAAGAGGGGGCATACCGCCCGCTTTCGCCGACGAAACGCGCGGCAAAgggagcgcgcgcgctcgccgcgcggcggaccCACCGCCAGACCTCGCACGCGTACGGCGGGACGACAAACCACGCGGGACAGCACCTAGATGTGCACGATGTGCGTGGATACGactggcgcacgcgcccggAGGACGAGAGTATCGAGAAGCcgggcgacgccgagggGTATACACagctccgcctcgacgaagacgaggaggaggaggaacTCCATGCCGCCACAGAATACCTCTTTCAGGAGGATATGAATCGTATCGGGGACGCGGGCGAAGATCCCAGCGCTGCGCCCATCTCGCAGCTCGCCATGACCAAGCGGCTCCTCACCGAGACACAGAAAATCGCATACGTCGGCCTTTGCTGCATCACCGCACACGACCTCGTGCGGGAGGtacagcgcctcgagccaAACGAGCCAAAGCCGGCGTCTAAGAGTACAAGCGAGTGGCTTTTGCGTGTCATGGTACGACTGTACCAGCACCTGGACATTGATGTCACAG AACAAGCAATGATTGATTCGCTTGCGCACCACGGCATCCTTGCCTCGGACCTCGCACGCAGCCTGATTACGACACACACGATCCCGAATCCAGGATATGTGCCGGGCTCTGAGGAAgagacgagcggcgcacccgAGCCCGAGAGCGCGCCTGCCAAgggcgcggccgacacgccgagcgagacgaAGCCGTCGGAGGAGCCTGCCGTGCCCGAACAACCTGCAGACGCCAAAGAACCTGCCCAGGCCGCTTCCGAGCCTGCCCAGGCCGCTTCCGGCgatgccgctgcgccgagcccCACCGAGAAACCCGTCCTGACCGACCCCAACTCGGCCGCGCagatcgccgagcgcgagggtCTTGCAGACGCGCATTCCGCTGCGCCGACGGTGCCTTCGGGCGCATTGCATCCGCCGGAAAAGCCGGCGGGGCCTCCCGTTTCGCAAAACACGCTCGAAGGCGTCACGACCGAGatcagctcgtcgtccaaGACCATTACGCTCGATATCCGCTGGACTGTGCTTTGTGACCTGTTCCTTGTGCTCACTGCCGACAGCGTGTATgacgcacgctcgcgtgtcctgctcgagcgcgtcgccgacgcgctcaacCTTACGTGGATGGACCTGACCAAGTTTGAAAAGCGGATCACCGACGCCCTTGAGATCGAAGAGGATGTGCAGACGCTCGATGATCGCCGCGtggctgcgctgcgcgaggcatcgtcgcagcgcaagcgtctCGTCATGATGGGCCTCGCGACCGTCGGTGGCGGCCTGGTAATCGGCCTCTCGGCAGGTCTTCTCGCGCCTGTGATCGGTGCAGgcatcggcgcggcactcggTGGCGTGGGTATCAGTGGCGCCTCTGCGTTCCTGGGCGGTGTCGGTGGTGCAGCGGCGATTACGACcaccggcacgctcggcggtgcagcgctCGGTGGCCGCGGCATGAGCCGCCGTACACGCAGCGTCAAGACGTTTGAGTTCCGGCCGATGCACAACCACAAGCGTGTGAACTGTATCGTGACAGTACCCGGCTTCCTGCGCGGTCCCGAAGACGATCCTACGCTCCCGTTCGGTGTGATTGATCCGGTGATGGGCGACGCATTCAGTATCATGTGGGAGCCCGAGATGATGCGCGAGATGGGCAATGCCATGTCGATTCTGTGGAACGAGACGCTGGTGCAAGGTGTGCAGCAGGTCCTTGCCGCCACCGTTGCCGGTGCCATGTTTAGTG CACTCGCATGGCCGCTATGGCTCACGAAACTCAACTATATTATCGATAATCCTTGGTCGAATGCgaccgagcgtgcgcgtgccgcaggCCTTATCCTTGCGGACGTACTCATGAACCgccagctcggcgtgcgccctGTAACCCTGGTCGGCTACAGTCTCGGTGCGCGCATGATCTTTTATGCcttgcgcgagctcgcgcagaaGAAGGCGTACGGCATTGTGCAGAACGTGTACCTGATGGGCGCACCGGTGTCGGCACGCGAGGCCGAGTGGAAGCaggtgcgcgcgaccgTGTCGGGCCGCTTTGTGAATG CCTTTTCGCGCTCCGATTGGCTCCTTGCCTATCTGCATCGCGCAACGTCGGGCGGCCTGCACTCTATTGCAGGACTGCACCCGATCGAATTTGATTGCGGGATCGAGAACGTGGATGTGACGCATGTCGTGCCTGGTCACCTGGCGTACCGTGCGCTGACGCCGCTCGttctcggcgagcttggCTTCAAGACGACCGCGGACTACTTTGACGagcccgagtcgctcgatCAGGTGCCGGAGCGTGACGTGGTCTTTGACCTTGAGGCtgaggcgccgccgccgccaccaCCCAAGTCTAAAATGAGTGGGCTAAAGAGCATGTTCTTCCGCAAGAACCCGCGCGAAGACaagacggcggcggcactcAGCGCGGCCGTCAagacgaccgccgccgaggcgagtACGACCGAgtacgacgaggacgaagaaGAGCCCGAAAATGGGCGGCGCAAGAGCTggtcgggcgcgccgcagccggccGTGGCCGATGCGCGTAGCGTGCAGTCGCGGCCTACGTCGCCAGTGAAGCGCGAGGCACCCCGTGCTACCGAGCCGCTGAAAGCGGAGGCCAACAaagcggcgccggccaaggCTGCGGACCAAGTTCCGGCGAAGAATGCCGAGGCTGTTCCGGCTGTGTCGGAGCCCGCCAAGGCTGTCAATGCTGTGGATGCTTCGAAAGGGCCTGCGCAGGCTGCCGAAAAGGTGACTGCTTCGACCGAGCCCGCTAAGGCGACGCCTACTATTTCCGAGCCTCCCACTCCCGAGCATTCTGCTGCAGAGCCTCTGCCTACCTCTGCCGACGTGAAAGAGGATGCCAAAGCAGAGCCCGTCCCTGTCGAGCCCGCATCTGTCGAGCCCGCATCTGCCGAGCACACTGAGCCCGTCCCGGCCacgcctgccgcgccgcagcccgtggcgctcgctccTGCCGAGCCTGCGGTGGCCCCTGCGCCGGAACCTACCGAGCCTGCCGACGCCACCCTTGCCGCCCCCTCTAAGCCCAAAAATGCGCTCTCACCGGTCGTCGCAGCTGCCAACCACTATGGACTGTCGTCGGACGAGGCGAAACGCCTTGCCTCGCAATTCAGTGGTATGTCGTTCGCTTCCGAACCCACCGCCGATGATGCATGGGACCCCCCGTCGCTTGCGATACCCCCCTCGCTTCCCCAGCCGGCGCACCAACGCAGTCGCACGGACCGTACGGATACCCTCCCAGGCGCCGAAGACGACGCCGACCTGCCCTCCTGGGCCGCGGAGAATCCGTGGGGATAG